A genomic window from Thermococcus nautili includes:
- a CDS encoding TldD/PmbA family protein → MENLIRYAEKLFDEVEIAVYRSREVSASVELNEISMASTRSGAVTIIRGIKDKRLGLAIVDSDEEKRVKEAIEQAAKMAKLNSRDERWVSLPEPGKYREKPRPNHELKETSPDVLVEMLVKAIKLARERDEHVVVAGGEGGVSWEERHIVNSHGIDVFQEGGAAFFFVELVGRKGDVVTPGIFDFDAKRDLNLDVEGVVERAVQKVKWAYSVKPSRNEEVPIILGPWAIAGLFSYALLPAFSGERLVKETTPLAGKVGEKIASDVITLYDDPFHELSLEPVIADGEGVPTRKNVLIEGGTFKGFVWDNYWAKVYGTESTGNGKRDLRSGGINIGFHNVVIESGKRSLEDMIAEIERGYFVDGFQGAHSSNPDNGNFAVTANPAFLIEDGEVVGSSVFLIAGNVYELLRQASEVSREQTVMPFMNTITTPFIRFENVKIAGK, encoded by the coding sequence ATGGAGAACCTCATACGCTACGCTGAGAAGCTCTTCGATGAGGTTGAGATTGCAGTTTACCGCTCGAGGGAGGTCAGCGCTAGCGTCGAGCTGAACGAGATTTCGATGGCCTCGACGAGGAGTGGTGCCGTAACGATAATCCGCGGAATCAAGGACAAGCGCCTCGGCCTGGCCATAGTGGACAGCGACGAGGAGAAGCGCGTTAAGGAGGCGATAGAGCAGGCCGCGAAGATGGCGAAGCTCAACAGCAGGGACGAGAGGTGGGTCTCCCTGCCGGAGCCGGGGAAATACCGGGAGAAGCCCAGGCCCAACCACGAGCTGAAGGAAACATCTCCAGACGTCCTCGTTGAGATGCTCGTCAAGGCAATTAAGCTCGCCCGCGAGAGGGACGAGCACGTTGTGGTTGCGGGCGGGGAAGGTGGCGTCAGCTGGGAGGAGAGGCACATAGTGAACTCCCACGGGATTGACGTCTTCCAGGAGGGCGGCGCGGCGTTCTTCTTCGTTGAGCTGGTGGGCAGGAAGGGCGACGTTGTAACGCCGGGCATCTTCGACTTTGACGCGAAGCGTGACCTAAACCTCGACGTTGAAGGGGTTGTCGAGAGGGCCGTCCAGAAGGTCAAGTGGGCCTACAGCGTCAAGCCGAGCAGGAACGAGGAGGTTCCGATAATCCTCGGTCCATGGGCGATTGCAGGCCTCTTCAGCTACGCGCTCCTTCCGGCCTTCAGCGGTGAAAGGCTCGTCAAAGAAACCACACCCTTGGCCGGCAAGGTGGGCGAGAAGATTGCGAGCGACGTGATAACGCTCTACGACGACCCCTTCCACGAGCTGTCGCTTGAGCCCGTCATAGCGGACGGCGAGGGCGTCCCGACGAGGAAGAACGTCCTAATCGAGGGCGGAACCTTCAAGGGCTTCGTCTGGGACAACTACTGGGCGAAGGTTTACGGAACCGAGAGCACCGGAAACGGGAAGAGGGATTTAAGGAGCGGCGGAATCAACATCGGCTTCCACAACGTCGTGATTGAGAGTGGCAAGCGCTCCCTTGAGGACATGATAGCCGAAATTGAGAGGGGCTACTTCGTGGACGGCTTCCAGGGCGCGCACTCCAGCAACCCGGACAACGGAAACTTCGCCGTAACTGCCAACCCCGCCTTCCTCATCGAGGACGGCGAGGTCGTCGGCTCGAGCGTCTTCCTTATCGCCGGCAACGTCTACGAGCTCCTCAGGCAGGCGAGCGAGGTAAGCAGGGAGCAGACCGTGATGCCCTTCATGAACACCATAACGACGCCCTTCATAAGGTTCGAGAACGTGAAGATAGCGGGGAAGTGA